A region from the Podarcis raffonei isolate rPodRaf1 chromosome 11, rPodRaf1.pri, whole genome shotgun sequence genome encodes:
- the GKAP1 gene encoding G kinase-anchoring protein 1 encodes MASAVISSVPTTASRFALLQVDSGSGSDSESGKGRNSRNGGKSQASGSKSTTNEKKKEKRRKKKEQQQSEANELRNLAFKKIPQKSSHGASLSQHEQALSNSARKDSQEENWQEWRQRDEQLTSEMFEADLEKALLLSKLEYEEHKKEYETVESASPPSKAVHKKEKRKNQQGKDKPLTVSLKDFQSDTNIDHLPKKQEELSSSHTVLHDGEFFNRLEDDVHKIITREKRREHITDNGMDNSTSRDPTHDFVLKDGRIERLKLELERKDAEIQQLKSVITQWEAKYKEVKARNAQLLKMLQEGEMKDKAEILLQVDESQSIKNELTLQVTSLHAALEQERSKVKLLQAELTKYQAGRKGKRNSESDQCR; translated from the exons ATGGCCTCTGCAGTTATTAGTTCGGTTCCTACTACTGCATCACGGTTTGCTCTTTTGCAAGTTGATAGTGGCAGTGGATCCGATTCAGAATCTGGAAAAGGAAGAAACAGTCGAAATGGTGGAAAGTCCCAAGCTTCAGGCAGCAAGTCAAccacaaatgaaaagaaaaaagaaaagagaagaaaaaagaaggaacagCAGCAGAGTGAAGCCAATGAG CTCAGAAATCTCGCTTTTAAGAAAATCCCTCAGAAAAGTTCCCATGGAGCTTCTTTGTCTCAGCACGAGCAAGCATTAAGTAATTCAGCAAGGAAAGATTCTCAGGAAGAGAACTGGCAAGAGTGGAGACAAAGAGATGAACAG ttgacttctgaaatgtttgaagccGATCTTGAAAAAGCTTTACTTCTCAGCAAACTGGAATATGAAGAACACAAAAAG gAATATGAAACTGTTGAAAGTGCTTCTCCTCCATCAAAAGCTGTAcacaagaaagagaaaagaaaaaatcagcAGGGAAAAGACAAACCTCTCACTGTGTCTTTAAAAGATTTCCAGTCTGATACTAACATTG ATCACCTTCCCAAAAAGCAGGAG GAATTGAGCTCTTCACATACTGTCTTGCATGATGGTGAATTCTTCAATAGACTGGAAGACGATGTGCACAAAATAATTACTAGGGAGAAAAGAAGAGAGCATATCACAGATAATGGAATGGATAACAGTACATCACGTGATCCCACACAT GATTTTGTATTGAAAGACGGAAGAATAGAGAGACTAAAGCTGGAACTTGAGAGGAAAGATGCAGAAATCCAGCAATTAAAGAGTGTAATCACTCAATGGGAG GCAAAGTATAAGGAAGTGAAAGCACGAAATGCACAGCTGTTGAAAAtgctgcaggaaggagaga TGAAAGATAAAGccgaaatactgcttcaggtcgATGAATCTCAGAGTATTAAGAATGAGCTGACTTTACAG gttacCAGCCTTCATGCTGCTCTGGAACAAGAACGATCTAAAGTGAAGTTACTGCAAGCAGAGCTAACAAAATATCAG gctggaagaaaagggaaaagaaattcAGAGTCTGATCAGTGCAGGTGA